A window of Castanea sativa cultivar Marrone di Chiusa Pesio chromosome 8, ASM4071231v1 genomic DNA:
AAAGTCAGGATTAGGAGGTGGATCACTAGGCAGCGAAGAAGTCTTTGTTGGAGGCTTTTGCTGACGACGATATACTTGGAGTGGTTTCTGAGGAGATTCAATAGGAGACACTGGAGGGAGGAGAGGAAGAAAAGGAGGAGAACTGTCACTAGCAATCGTATGAGAAATAGGATTGAGATTCATCAAATGTGACATCAGCACTAATGAAATGACGATGAATAGTAGGTGAGTAATATCGGTATCCTTTTTGAGTATGAGAATAcccaagaaaaacacatttaatGGATCTAGATCAAGTTTGTCACTCCCTGGACCTAAGATATGAGCATAGCACGCACAACCAAAGATCTTAGGAGGTAGATGGAACAAAGTTGCATTAGGAGAGAGAGCACAGTATAAGGGATCTGACCACCTAGAATAGTGGAAGACATACAATCAATTAGGTGACAGGTAGTGAGAACAACATCATTCCAATTTGATTTGGGAACACGCATATGAAACATGATATTTGGTAAGTGACCCATCTTTTATCTGAATTGTTGGGTTTGATGTTAGGGAGGACTTGTCGGGTCTTTCGCAGGAGGAACAAACTCATCGTATTCAGATTAAAGGTGAGATTGCACATTTAGCCTCTTTGGAGGAGATTTATTGGAGAAAAAAGTCATGGATATTATTTGTGAAGGAGGGGGACAATAATACTCGCTTTTTTCATCGGGTAGCAAACTCCCATAGAAGAATTAATCGTATTCGAGGTATAGAGGTGGATGGTGTCCTTTATGAGGATGAGGAAGAGGTGTGGTCTAAGgtggttctttttttattagggTTTGTACACTGATTTAGATACTTGGCGTCCTTCAATGGGCGGATTGGAGTTTGCTAGAATTGAGGATGATGAGCGGCTTGATCTTGAGAGGGATTTTTCTGAGGAAGTGGTAAAGGTTCTTCAAGAGATGAAGGGTGATAAAGCCCCAGGTTCTGACGGTTTCACTATggccttttttcaaaaatgctgGAGTGTAGTGGAAAAAGATGTTATGACCTTCTTTGATCATATTCATAGGAGCTCAGAGTTTGAACGACCTCTGAATGATTCTTTTCTATCTTTGATTcacaagaaaaataatgcattGAATATCAAAGATTTTCGGCCTATCGGCTTAGTGGGCAATGTGTATAAGCTATTGTCTAAGGTTTTGGCTAACATATTGAGGTTGGTGCTGGATAAACTCATTTCGGAGTCGCAAAATTCTTTTGTTGGTGGTAGACAGATTTTGGATTCAGTgcttattgctaatgaatgtCTAGACAGTAGACTGAAGTGTCATACTCTAGGGGTGGTGTGTAAGTTAGACATTGAAAAAgcgtatgatcatgtgaattgggacaCTTTGTTCTATTTGTTGGAGAGGATGGGCTTTGGGGGTAGATGGAGGAGATAGCTAAAGACTTGTGTCACTACCGTTCGCTTCTCAGTTTTGGTTAATGGATCTCCTGCAGGTTTCTTTGGTTGCTCTAGAGGTCTAAGACAAGGTAATCTGTTgtctctccttttctttcttttgatcatGGAGGTTTTAAGTCAGATTTATGAAGAAAACTGAGGAAGGTGATCTCATTCATGGTTTTCATGTGGGTTCTATTAATTCTACTGGTATCTGTATTTCTCATTTATTATTTGCTGATGACACCATTCTTTTCAGCAATGCCTCTAGAGAGCAGTTGCTTTCCATTAGGCTAGTTTTGACTTGTTTCCAAGCTTTTACTGGTTTGAAGGTGAATGTGGGGAAAAGTAAAATTGTCTCTATCGGGGAGGTGAGCAACATTCAGACTTGGGCTAATATTCTTCAATGCAGGGTGGGCAGTTTGCCTATGATTTATTAGGATATGCCATTGGTAACTTTGTATAAAACAACTTCTATTTGGAATCCAATtcttgagaggatggaaaagaacCTTTTGGGCTGGAAGCGGCTTTATTTGTCAAAGGGTGGTAGACTCACTTTATTGAAAAGTACCATTTTAAGCCTTCCGACTTATTATCTTTCcctttttactattcctaaagctGTGGCGACCAGATTGGAATGTATTCAGAGGAATTTTTTGTGGGGTTCTTTAGTTGAGTGTTTCAAATGCCCCTTGGTGGCTTGGGAAAATGTTTGCTTATCGTGTGAGTTGAGTGGTTTGGAAATTCAGAATTTGGTGTCTTTTAATTAGGCCCTATTAGGGAAATGGCTTTGGAGGTATGACCTTGAAATCACTCATCTGTGGCGGAGGGTCATAGCCGTGAAATATGGGGAGGCGAAAGGGGGTTGGTGCACTAGAGTTTGTAGAAGGGCTCATGGTTGTGGTTTATGGCGGAGTATTAGTGAAGGGTGGGAAAGTTTTTCTAAGCATTTGTCTTTTGTGGTGGGGGATGGTTCTCGTAttcttttttggcatgataagTGCACTGGGGATAATTATCTTAAAACTCTTTATCCTTAGTTATTTATGTGTTCAGCCAGTAAGAAAGCTTGTATTTCTATAGCGTTAAGCCCTCTAGTTGGTGATAGTGACAGAGTGTGaagtttaagattttatagGGAATTCAATGATTTGGAGTTAGCGGCTTCCTACTCCCTACTTCATTTCATCCAAACCTGGATTCCTAGGGGTGGAGGTTGTGATAGTCTTTGTTGGGGCCTTAATGGAAGTGGGAAGTTTGATATTCGgtctttttatcataagattCGAAATGCAGCTCCTTCTACTTTCCCTTGGAAGGGCATTTGGAAAGTTAAGGTTCCTAAAGTGGTGGCATTCTTTATGTGGACAACAGCTTATGGTCAGATTCTAACTTTGGATAACCTTATGCTTTGTGGTTTCCCTTTGGCGAATCGTTGTTGTATGTGCTGTTGTAATGAGAAATCTGTGGATCAcctgttacttttttttccGGTAGCTCATTCTTTGTGGACGTATATGCTTCTGTTGTTTAGGATCGATTAGGTCTTGCTAGGTTCAATTGCGgacttattattttgttggtatCATTGGCTTAGGAAGCGTAATtctgatatttggaatttggttttAGGCTGTTTAATGTGGACTATTTAGACTTAACGGAATCGGCGTTCTTTTGAGGATACTGGAAAATCTGTGGTTCAGTTATTAGATTTATGCCAATGGACCCTCTTTGATTGGGCTCGATTTTGGGGTTTCTCAGATTGTTTTACTcttatggattttcttttgtccATTAGAATAGCTTAGTGGCTGCTTGTGTCTTTTTGtgtctttttgtttctttttactcTTTGTTCATTACCATGAACTCTTTGTATATTTCTTGCTATTcctttttcaataatattttcttaatattttcttcttacttatcgaattaaaaaaaaaaggggtcatGAAGATTGGGGAATTATACCATGATCAtcaaaaaattgagacaaaGATGTATGAAAATATTCATGAGCATCATTGGACCAAAAAATACGAAGTGCAGCATTAAACTAAGTGTttatttccatataaaatgatttgaaaattgAGTACAATTCAAACATTTCTTTCATAAGATAAATATAGTTGACTCTAGAATAATCAttaacaaaaatgacaaaatatctAAATCCCAACAATGAGGGGGTGTTTATTGGACCCCAAATATCAAAATGAACTTAATGAAAAGCACTACTAACACGACTCTCACGCCTAGAGGCAAAAGGCACCCTAtggtgtttacccaattgactTGCTTAACACTGTAAAGACTCAATTTGACGACACGACATAACTAATGACTTCAAGTTTTGGAGAGATGGACGACCAAGACGACAATGATGTTGAAGAGGTGAGATAGACAAATGAGAAGCCACTAAACTGGAAGAACCACATCGATCTAGGTAATAAAGTCCACTAGCTTCATGCCCTTCACCAATAATCTTCCCCGTCTTGAGATCTTGAAAGATACAATGAGTGGATAAAAAAGTTGCAGCACAATTCAAAAGTTTAGTAAGCTAACTAAtaaacaaaagattaaaaggaaaattagaaatatataagacagaagagagagaaagattagGACTAAGATTGGCAGTGCCCAAACCAGAAACTGTAGTGGCTGAGCCATTTGCCAATGTAACATTGCGAAGACTACTAGATTGCTCAagtctagtgattccctcccttcttttctttgctcccttttcctattgtaatttttttgttgtttggttttctctcttgtttctctttgttttcttcttcttgtaattcctgggttgctctgtgtttttcaggcatagagtaacctttcgtatatatatcattcttacttatcaaaaaaaaaaaagattgctcAAGGTCAGAGAGTAAACCTGAGGTATGTATCATATGATCAGTAGCACCTGAGTCAATGACCCAAGGGTCTTGAGTGGCAAGACAAGCAGCAGAAGTACCTTGTTGAGCTAGAGTAGCAGTAGAATCAGACCCAACAGAGTTGGAATGCAGAGACAAGAGGCAATTATACTCTTCCTCAGGAATAAAGGCTACTCTGGATGATGGTGGAAGTGATTGTGAAGGCGGTTTGTTCAACTTGAAAACTAGCTTGGTAAGCCGAGAGTTTACCATGCAACTCCCAACAAAATTCTACTCTACTGTATGATTCTCATCATGACAATAAGTGCACTTACGAAGACCACGTCCTCTACCACGACCCCTTTGTTCACTACCATGGCCCCCTTGGTCACAACCTCCACGGCCTTGGCCCCCACGACCTCGACCTCTACGACCACCTCTATTACTCCCTATATAAGTGGTAAAGGAAGATTTATCACCAGAAGGTAATGCATCAATAttggaggaagagaaagaggCAGTACTCGAGTAAGATAATGTGGCTTGTCGAAGTCTACCAAAGACTTCACTCAATGAAGGGAGGTTTGGACTAGCTAACATTTGTCATTTTACTGGATTTAAACTTTTAGGCAATCTAGAGAGGAAGTGAGCAACATGTATAGAATCTCGCTGTTTCTTCATAGTTTTACATCAGAGGAGATGGGTTGATAAATATTGAGTTCTTCACATACACCCTTAAACTTGTTATAGTAGTCCTCCAAAGACAAATCACTCAAACTCAAGGAGAAATAATTTTGATGAAGATCATAAATATGCTTCAAATTGTTAACTCTAGAGTAAAGTTCCTTAGCTTGTTCCCTAGCTTGTTCCCAAACAAGTTTAGCAGTTGGTAAGAAAACCAAGCTACAACTGATCTTAACTCCATGCTATTCCACAAGCAACTCCTAATTTGTTCATCTTCGGCTCTCTAAACAGCAAATTTAGGGTCTGTAGGTCTAGGGGGTTCACTAATCATGTAATCAAACTTCTTTCTACCAAACTTCAACCAGCAACCACACCAATGTACTCCAACCAATCAGCAAATCCGACAGCAACTCATCTATCAAAGAATCAACACCAAACTATTCCAAAAACAAGGCAGCAACAAATCCATatcaacacccaaaaaaaaaaaagaggcccAATACACCACTAAACATCAACCAACAAAGTCTAGTCCAACAAATCAACCCAAGGCTGCCTAAACATATAATCAGAACGtattgaagaaaagaagaaaatcaaaCCATGGTTGAAACCCTCAATTGAAAACTCTGGCGGTGGCGCTAGGGTGCAGGAGTGGCGATGCAAGGACCGGTGAGTGGGCTAGGATGGGTCGCTGGAGGAGGGTGAGTAAAACCCTGCCTCTCTTGAGGTCAGGCGACGTCGATCTGGTGTTGCAAGACCTGAGAGAGGGTCACTGATGCTGGAGAACTCCTTCAGCCACTAAATCGGGATCGTTGGAGGTTTGTGTTAGGGTCGTCGATGCTAGCGAGGTGTTGTCATGGTTGCTGGCGACAACAATATCGGTGGGTAGTGGTCGGAGGATTAACAGCAATAGTGGGTGGGTTGGTGGCTCTGATACCTTGTTGTTTAAAGTGAAGGTGTTTAGGGTTTGATAAGTCAACCCTAACACATAAaatcttatttatatataaagtacATGCTATTACTGTTTTGCCCCTagtacacaaatttttttttttttttaaaagatgtgAACTCTAATAAAAGAGCAATCCGATTTCCTTTTCAAAGGGAGTGCCACAACAAAACCTTGTTCTAGAGTTATTGTAGGTGAGGATCCACAgcttttacatatataatgattataGGCAAAGGACAATGTTTTGAGCCAGATCATATTTCCTTCTCTCACTTTTTAGAGTCCCATGTTAAACACTGCAAACGTTTGTAGATACATCTGGACATGAATAAAACTCATTACACCCATAGGTATACTGGGGTAGTAATGAAAGTTATGGAGTCTTACTCGTCATGTTCTAGCAAACATAATAGATGTCAATTCACAAGGAAAGAACAATATTTTCCCAAAAACAATAAGGAAAAGCCATACATATAAAGATTTGAGACGTAATTCTACATCTTGCAAGTGAGGATTGACATAATGCAAAAAGGGTTCATATGTGTTATCAGTTTGagaattttaagtttaaaagaCATTCTGCCTAATTGCCTGCCTTTGGCATAGCAAATGCCCAAGTAAATTAATGGACAGAATTAGTatatttttcttgtctttgGCATAGCAATGCTCAATTAAATTAATGAACAGGATTAgtaaatttttcttctttgcctTATGCAGGTCAAGAAGCGTGCTCTTGAGGTGGCTGATGCCATGAAAAATGAAGATGGGGTGACAGGAGCAGTGAAAGCCTTTCACAAGCATTTTCCTCGTAAACTATTCAAGGAAGAGATTAAGCCATTGCATGAGCACTCAAAAGTCTTTTCGATTCGGCAATGTTTTGGTTGCTcatttttgggttgattttcCGTCTCTTTTGCCATTACAGTCATATCATTGTGAGATCCTGGTACTTCAAATATAgcttagatatttttttaaaacgaaATAGTAGCTTAGTATTTTGGCTTGcgttttaaagataaaaaaaataattgtgattTTGCCGGaattttttcagtttcagttacCCAATTTATCAGATAATGGTATAATTACTTAATCCATACCTGATTACATTATATGTATCTTCTCACTGTTGTCGTGTTGCTCGTGTATGGGACTGATTACGTGGGACTTTGAAGATGATTTCGTTCATTTATCATTGTGTAACATTTGTTAACCTGGTTTTTCATTCGTGTTAACTCTAATAGTTGGGGATTATTGGTGTATCCAGTGGagttaaaaattatttgttcgATAATGCatctaaaatctaaaagttttaaaattagaaGTACTCATTTATAAATCTCCCTATCAAAAGTTTAGAGTGGGCACGATGGATGTGCTTATggattttttgttatttctaaACATCATTATCTGCTATCAGCAAATAACTGCAAATTTTATATTCAGGAAATGCAATTATTCTAACGGGTTGATTTTTCATCATAGCATGTACTTACATAAGCCTTCTTAGGCAAACAAGACGAGATTAATTTTCCTGAATATTAGGAATTTTCGTGATTTTTTGTTATTCTTGGGAAGTGTGTTGTTGGGGGTTAAAATTAACATTACATGTAAATATTACATAAGAGGGTAATCAGGAAGAGATTAATTTTGTCCCTACTACTTATGGATACACAAAACTCCCCTCAACTTAGGACTTAGGACATATATAACACCTGTTGTTCAGACCTACACTgtccaaaaatttgaaaaagggAGAATTACACTgtccaaaaatttgaaaaagggAGAAGTTTAAGGATTTTAAGGTTGGGCCGACCGAGATTTAATTGAGGTCAAATTGTGATGACGTCCTAATTaatttaatagtaataaaatataaataaagatattaaaatagtaaatgtgGGGACTCGAGGACTCAGGATGAAGCCTCGAGGACCAAATGTGAAGCTTAAGGAACAAAAGAGATGGCAATTAAGATGAAAGTCAAGAGTCCGAGGACTCGAGGATGTAGAGGCGGGATTGCCTAGAGAAGTACAAAGGGTAAATTGGTTATATATAGTAGAGAAAGGGAAAATATCGGGTTTGAGGGTAGGTAACTGTGAACGctgcattaaatgctctgtacTAGGCTTTTTGGCCGCATGGAATAGGGAGCACCAACTTTATCTGTTGCATTGATGTGgaggtgacctgaacagtagaagTTACAGCTAAGGAActtctttccaccaccttctgtCAGCAAATATACAAGTGTCAGCAAAAGAATTAAGTTAGGTGAGAGATGAAGGGTGGAGATAACAAAAGCAACGGGTATAAATAGGGATGAAGATGGCTAGAAAGGGGGAGGTTTTTTGGCTGAgagggagaaaaaagagaaagaactgAGAGAAGTAAATGTAATAGATCCTTCAAGGGAAATACCCGAGGACCATACATCTATTGATTGTCTAGGTGTAACTGTCAGAATGCCACTGtcctttgttgttttgttccttctctacaaattcattgtgttgggcctTGGATTATTGGATCTTCCTTAAACTTTTAGGCTTGtgcatgatttttggtccttacaattggcgccgtctgtgggaacaataAAGTGTGACGATCTGGTTTGAGGTTACATAGCAGAAGCAAGCCAAGAAAGGGAAGAATCAGTTGGTTCGCAGAGGGAGAACCAATCCATAAGCATGCAACGGAGGAATGGTAGACAGTGCACCCCAAGTATGGTGGTGGAATCGTATCATAGTGATCGTGCAGGAAGGAGGAGATTACATACTGGGGATCAGGTATCCAATGATGATGAGTTGCAGAAGATGCAGTTAAAGATAGATTATTTACGCAAAAGGCTGAAACGAAGGAGGAATGATAGGCGGAGCCCGTCCTTTTCATCTAGTGATAGCTCTGCGGAAGGAAAAAGGGGGGATGATCATCAGGTGTCTAAATTCTCTCCTAGTGAGTCCggttttgtttcttcttttgtgGGTAAATCTAAGAAAGGAGTGGGAAAACGAGCTGAGGGATGGTCATATCAAGGCACAGGAAATGATACTATGAGTAAGGCTTTGAGGCAAATCTCTAAATCCCCTTTCGTAAAACGGATAAACAAGGCGAAGCTCCCTTATAGGTTTTCTCAACCTGTgtttaccatttataatggcaggactgatcctgtggagcatgttAGTCATTTTAACCAGAAGATGGCAGTTCATTCGAATAATGAAGCTTTGATATGTAAAGTTTTTCCTTCCAGCCTTGGACCGGTGGCCATGCgatggtttgatgctttggagGAAGGGTCCATAGGGTCCTTTCAAGAGTTGACGAGAGCGTTTGGGGCTCAGTTCATAACGTGTAGCAGGGTCCCTAAACCTTTGGATGCATTGTTATCCATGGCAATGAGGGAAGGAGAGACTTTTAAAACTTATTCAAATCGGTACTGGGAAACCTATAATGGGATCGATGGAGATCTTGAGGATGTGGTTGTAAGGACTTTTAAGGTAGGACTCCTTACTGAACACGGCCTGAGGAAGTCGTTGAAAATGAAAGCTGCTTCGAACATGCGCCAACTTATGGATTGCatagataaatataaacgggttgaggaagatcagatTCAAGGCAAGGGCAAAGCAAAAATGTTTCCGGAAAGGAAAGATCCTCGGGGTGTGGGGTATCAAGGTAATCGTCCTAAGCGAGATTTCTCGGGTCATTCATTGCCAGTAGGGACTCCTTTGGttaattcatttttcaaagaactCGTACATCAAATACTAGAGAAGATATGGAATGAATCGTATTTTAGATGGCCTAATAAGATGAGTGGAGATGTGTCCTTAAGAAACCAAAGTCTTCATTGTCATTATCACCAGGATAAGGGACATACCATGGAAGAGTGTAGGACGTTGCATGATCATTTGAATCAATTGGCCAGGGCGGGGAAGCTCAATCATTTTTTATCTCGACAAGAAGGGCAATTCGGGCACCAAGGAGCGGGATCGCACCGTGGTAATACGCCTCGACCAGCATTGGACactattaatgttattttggcGAAGCCGGGGAGAGAGCTTGGGGCGTCTTCCAGGGTCATGTCTGTGTGGGGTGGTCCTGGGGAGGAAGCCGTGAAAAGGGGCAATCAAATGGCTAAAAGGGTGAAGTTGTCGGCAACCCCCGTTTTGGGTTTTTCTGAGTAGGATAAGGAAGGAACATGCCAACCGCATGATGATGCATTGGTGGTAACTATTCGGATTGGGAGATATAACGTGAAACGAGTCTTGGTTGATGACGTAAGTGGAGCAGAAATCATGTATCTTGATTTGTTTAATGGTTTGAATCTGAAGGATGAGGACTTGGAAAAGTATGACTCACCGTTAGTAGGCTTAGATGGGAAGCCGGTGATTCTGCAGGGAATGATTAAGTTGCCAGTGTaggttgaagatgaagaagtcCAGGTTAATTTCATAGTTGTAAAGGCATATTCACCTTACACAGCTATATTGGCTAGGCCATGACTTCATGTTATCGGTGCAGTCTCGTCAACTTTGCATGTAAAGGTTAAGTATCCCATCTGTGGACGGGTGGGAGTATTACATGGTAGTCAGTCAGTAGCCAGGAAATGTGTGATGTCTGCGATTATTAGAACAACTGAGAATCCAAAGACGGGGGTAGATCAGAAAACTCTATAGCAATCAAAGAAACCTACCTTGGGACAGAGCGCCGGCTTGAATGGAGATTCAACTAAAGAGCTTGAAAGAGTAATTATAGGGGGGATAAAGAGAGGTATTTCCAGGTGGGATCCCAATTACCTATATTGGAAAATAAGGAGCTGATTAAGTTCCTAGAagctaatattgatgtttttgcctagACAACATATGACGTCCTGGGAGTTGACCCTGAGTTCATTTGTCACCAATTGAATGTTAGTCCCGAAGTAGTGCCCCGTAAACAGCCTCCTCGGCGTACAACTCAGGATCATGCCCAGGCTGTGAAGGAGGAAGTAAATAAGTTAAAGCaagctggggctattaaagagaTCTTTTATCCTGAGTGGCTTGCAAACACGGtggtggttaaaaagaagaatgagaagTGGAGAGTTGTGTGGATTTCACTGATTTGAACAAGGTATGTCCAAAGGATCCTTTCCCCATTCCAAGGATTGATCAATTAGTGAATGCTACTATTGGGCATCCTCAGATGAGCTTCCtggatgcttttcaaggttCTCATCAGATACCTATGTCATTAGCTGATTAAGAGAAAACAGCTTTTCG
This region includes:
- the LOC142605751 gene encoding uncharacterized protein LOC142605751 translates to MVVESYHSDRAGRRRLHTGDQVSNDDELQKMQLKIDYLRKRLKRRRNDRRSPSFSSSDSSAEGKRGDDHQVSKFSPSESGFVSSFVGKSKKGVGKRAEGWSYQGTGNDTMSKALRQISKSPFVKRINKAKLPYRFSQPVFTIYNGRTDPVEHVSHFNQKMAVHSNNEALICKVFPSSLGPVAMRWFDALEEGSIGSFQELTRAFGAQFITCSRVPKPLDALLSMAMREGETFKTYSNRYWETYNGIDGDLEDVVVRTFKVGLLTEHGLRKSLKMKAASNMRQLMDCIDKYKRVEEDQIQGKGKAKMFPERKDPRGVGYQGNRPKRDFSGHSLPVGTPLVNSFFKELVHQILEKIWNESYFRWPNKMSGDVSLRNQSLHCHYHQDKGHTMEECRTLHDHLNQLARAGKLNHFLSRQEGQFGHQGAGSHRGNTPRPALDTINVILAKPGRELGASSRVMSVWGGPGEEAVKRGNQMAKRVKLSATPVLGFSE